One genomic region from Leptospira tipperaryensis encodes:
- a CDS encoding sulfate/molybdate ABC transporter ATP-binding protein: protein MGIEVKNIVKRFGNFTAIDNLSLEVPSGELVALLGPSGSGKTTLLRIIAGLEEADSGEVIFEGKEVGKKNAKDRGVGFVFQHYALFRHMTIFENIAFGLEVRKKSERPSKEAIREKVMSLLKLVQLENFHNRYPDELSGGQRQRIALARALAIEPRFLLLDEPFGALDAKVRKELRNWLRRLHDEIHITSVFVTHDQEEALEVSDRVVILRSGKIEQVGTPDEVYNHPKNSFVFHFLGDVNLFHGRVQGGQTQLGEIKVEAPEHAEIENANAVGYVRPYDVEILREAIPAQTIPAEIQYIHSTGRIVKVDLKRLDTGAILESQLNSTEFQNLNLLPGETVHIRFRKVKVYVEDYTI, encoded by the coding sequence AGAATATTGTAAAACGATTCGGAAACTTTACCGCAATCGATAACTTATCTCTGGAAGTTCCTTCCGGAGAATTGGTCGCACTTCTTGGTCCTTCCGGTTCCGGAAAAACAACGCTCTTAAGAATCATCGCGGGACTCGAAGAAGCGGATTCCGGAGAAGTGATCTTTGAAGGAAAGGAAGTCGGCAAGAAAAATGCAAAAGACAGAGGAGTCGGCTTTGTATTCCAGCACTACGCCCTCTTTCGTCACATGACCATCTTTGAAAACATAGCCTTCGGCCTCGAAGTTAGAAAGAAATCGGAAAGACCGAGTAAGGAAGCGATTCGAGAAAAGGTGATGAGTCTTTTGAAACTCGTTCAGTTGGAAAATTTCCACAACCGGTATCCCGACGAACTTTCCGGAGGACAAAGACAAAGGATCGCACTCGCAAGAGCCCTCGCGATCGAGCCTCGTTTTTTACTGTTAGACGAACCATTCGGGGCTCTTGACGCAAAGGTAAGAAAAGAACTCAGAAACTGGCTTCGACGTCTTCACGATGAAATTCATATCACGAGTGTCTTTGTAACTCACGATCAGGAAGAAGCCTTGGAAGTTTCGGATCGAGTCGTAATCTTACGATCCGGTAAGATCGAACAAGTAGGAACTCCTGACGAAGTTTACAATCATCCGAAAAATTCCTTTGTATTTCATTTTTTGGGAGACGTAAATCTTTTTCATGGAAGGGTTCAAGGAGGACAAACACAACTCGGAGAAATCAAAGTTGAGGCACCCGAACACGCTGAAATTGAAAACGCAAACGCGGTCGGTTATGTTCGTCCTTATGACGTTGAAATTTTAAGAGAGGCGATCCCTGCGCAAACGATCCCTGCTGAAATTCAATACATTCATTCGACCGGAAGAATCGTAAAGGTGGATCTCAAACGTTTGGATACGGGCGCGATCTTAGAATCACAACTAAACTCCACCGAGTTCCAAAACCTTAACTTGTTGCCGGGAGAAACGGTTCACATTCGTTTTAGAAAGGTAAAAGTTTACGTAGAGGATTATACGATTTAG